In Bacteroidia bacterium, a single window of DNA contains:
- a CDS encoding T9SS type A sorting domain-containing protein, giving the protein MNDNNIGQRPISQPPSLQTRARAGKYERAPTHTERNALEELALKCPYNNGKAVHMARAVLSAYDTLFVNRINPCEIPMTPSLRKDELNHEVNQGSNTDIVIFPNPTTGMVNFKINADIYGQMEIFDLLGRPIIAINKLWQAFDLIDLSSLPNGFYHLKFTSTNYDQQWKIIVRK; this is encoded by the coding sequence ATGAATGATAATAATATCGGTCAGAGACCAATTTCTCAACCGCCCTCGTTGCAAACGAGGGCGAGGGCGGGTAAATATGAAAGAGCTCCAACACATACGGAACGAAATGCATTAGAAGAATTGGCCTTAAAATGCCCTTATAACAATGGCAAGGCAGTACACATGGCAAGGGCAGTGCTATCTGCTTATGATACCTTGTTTGTAAACAGGATTAACCCTTGTGAAATACCTATGACCCCATCCTTAAGAAAAGATGAATTGAACCATGAAGTAAACCAGGGATCAAATACAGATATAGTCATTTTCCCAAATCCGACCACTGGAATGGTAAATTTCAAAATAAATGCCGACATTTATGGTCAAATGGAAATATTTGATTTATTAGGCAGACCTATAATAGCCATTAATAAATTGTGGCAAGCCTTTGATTTGATTGACCTTAGTTCGCTTCCAAATGGCTTTTACCATTTAAAATTTACTTCCACTAACTATGATCAGCAATGGAAAATTATAGTAAGAAAATAG